The proteins below are encoded in one region of Streptomyces ficellus:
- a CDS encoding helicase C-terminal domain-containing protein: MGTGELDREALVAAGTEAGGVTPAPRTLAEALRARGDEGLAALLHARPDLLVPVPSDLTQLATRAGTRASVVRALERLDRFALQTAEALAVAPDPAPYSVLHGLMGGDEGDPDVSAALPRAVGVLREQALVWGDDERLRLVRTARELLAPSPQHPSPTGLGPTVAEATAGMSPTRLQEIIATAGLPTTHDPVSAVAALTDLFTDRERMGALLDTAPMDALGVLDRLVWGPPYGEVTPNPAPPVRWLRDRGLLLPATARTVVLPREAALHLRAGRAHRAPEPVPPAVTPSRTATFTEGRPQVVDSAAASQAYTALATIDELAKEWNEGGPAVLRAGGLSVRDLKRTAAALDVPEQVAAFWLEVAYGAGLIATDGEADERYAPTPAYDEWAALPAAERWTRLAGAWLASTRTPGLVGSQDTKGRTLAALGPDLDRGAAPEVRHRVLRLLAGLPAGASPDPDSLLARLRWERPLRGASKETGADLRARLAGWTLSEAELLGVTGRGALSAHGRALLPGAPAPGTDHPVDGHAPDHPRRAHVPAPAGPGADTFSGRRPAQAGDTTHAGAAALLAPLLPEPVDHVLLQADLTAVAPGPLQRPLADTLAVLADVESKGGATVYRFTPGSVRRALDAGQAAADLHAFLEAHSRTPVPQPLAYLIDDVARKHGHLRVGAASAYVRCDDDTVLGEILADKRGASLRLRRLAPTVLASQADPAALLEGLRSMGFAPAAESAEGDVLITRAHTYRTPARTAPAPVPEGPPAPDATLLGAAVRAIRAGDLASTVARKDEPATSGAAGNGDMPRTSAAETLATVQAAAMTGSAVWIGYVNAEGAASQRVIAPVRVEGGFVTAYDHTADEVRTYPLHRITGVAELADDAG; this comes from the coding sequence ATGGGGACCGGTGAGCTCGATCGGGAGGCGCTCGTGGCCGCAGGAACCGAAGCAGGCGGCGTCACCCCGGCGCCGCGCACCCTCGCCGAAGCCCTCCGGGCGCGCGGCGACGAAGGCCTGGCCGCGCTGCTCCACGCCCGACCCGACCTGCTGGTTCCCGTCCCGAGCGACCTGACGCAGCTCGCCACCCGGGCCGGCACCCGCGCCTCCGTCGTCCGCGCGCTGGAACGGCTCGACCGGTTCGCGCTCCAGACCGCCGAGGCGCTCGCCGTCGCCCCGGACCCGGCCCCCTACTCCGTGCTGCACGGGCTGATGGGCGGCGACGAGGGCGACCCGGACGTGTCGGCGGCGCTGCCCCGCGCGGTCGGCGTCCTGCGCGAACAGGCCCTGGTGTGGGGCGACGACGAGCGGCTGCGGCTGGTGCGGACCGCCCGGGAGCTGCTCGCCCCGTCCCCGCAGCACCCCTCCCCCACCGGGCTCGGCCCGACGGTCGCGGAGGCGACGGCGGGCATGTCGCCCACCCGGCTCCAGGAGATCATCGCGACGGCCGGGCTGCCCACCACACACGATCCGGTCTCCGCCGTCGCCGCGTTGACGGACCTGTTCACCGACCGGGAACGGATGGGCGCGCTGCTGGACACCGCGCCCATGGACGCGCTGGGCGTGCTGGACCGGCTGGTGTGGGGGCCGCCGTACGGCGAGGTGACGCCCAACCCGGCGCCGCCCGTGCGCTGGCTGCGCGACCGGGGCCTGCTGCTCCCGGCGACGGCGCGCACGGTCGTACTGCCGCGCGAGGCCGCCCTGCACCTGCGCGCCGGGCGCGCGCACCGGGCGCCCGAGCCGGTGCCGCCCGCCGTCACGCCCTCCCGTACCGCGACGTTCACCGAAGGCCGTCCACAGGTTGTGGACAGCGCCGCCGCGAGCCAGGCCTACACCGCGCTCGCCACCATCGACGAACTCGCCAAGGAGTGGAACGAGGGCGGCCCCGCCGTCCTGCGCGCGGGCGGCCTGTCCGTACGCGACCTCAAGCGCACCGCGGCCGCCCTCGACGTACCGGAACAGGTGGCCGCGTTCTGGCTGGAAGTGGCGTACGGGGCCGGGCTGATCGCCACGGACGGCGAGGCCGACGAACGGTACGCGCCCACGCCCGCCTACGACGAGTGGGCCGCCCTGCCGGCCGCCGAACGCTGGACCCGCCTCGCCGGGGCCTGGCTGGCCTCGACCCGGACACCCGGCCTGGTCGGCAGCCAGGACACCAAGGGCCGCACGCTCGCCGCCCTCGGACCCGACCTGGACCGGGGCGCCGCGCCCGAGGTGCGCCACCGGGTGCTGCGCCTGCTGGCCGGGCTCCCGGCCGGCGCCTCCCCGGACCCCGACTCGCTGCTCGCCCGGCTGCGCTGGGAACGCCCGCTGCGCGGCGCCTCCAAGGAGACGGGCGCCGACCTGCGCGCCCGGCTGGCCGGCTGGACGCTGTCGGAGGCGGAGCTGCTGGGCGTGACTGGCCGGGGCGCGCTGTCCGCGCACGGCCGGGCCCTGCTGCCCGGCGCCCCCGCCCCGGGCACCGACCACCCGGTCGACGGGCACGCCCCGGACCATCCGCGAAGAGCGCACGTCCCCGCCCCGGCCGGCCCCGGCGCCGACACGTTCAGCGGCCGCCGCCCCGCCCAGGCCGGCGACACCACCCACGCGGGCGCCGCCGCGCTCCTCGCCCCGCTGCTGCCCGAACCGGTCGACCACGTCCTGCTCCAGGCGGACCTCACGGCCGTCGCCCCCGGCCCCCTCCAGCGGCCGCTCGCCGACACGCTGGCCGTGCTCGCCGACGTCGAGTCCAAGGGCGGCGCCACCGTGTACCGGTTCACGCCCGGCTCGGTACGCCGCGCCCTGGACGCCGGGCAGGCCGCGGCCGACCTGCACGCCTTCCTGGAGGCCCACTCCCGCACGCCCGTTCCGCAGCCGCTCGCCTACCTCATCGACGACGTCGCCCGGAAGCACGGCCACCTCCGGGTGGGCGCCGCCTCCGCCTACGTACGCTGCGACGACGACACCGTGCTCGGCGAGATCCTCGCCGACAAGCGGGGCGCGTCCCTGCGGCTGCGGCGCCTCGCGCCGACCGTGCTGGCCTCCCAGGCGGACCCGGCGGCCCTGCTGGAGGGGCTGCGGTCCATGGGGTTCGCCCCGGCGGCCGAGTCGGCGGAGGGCGACGTCCTGATCACGCGGGCGCACACCTACCGCACCCCGGCGCGCACGGCGCCCGCGCCGGTACCCGAGGGGCCTCCCGCGCCGGACGCCACGCTGTTGGGCGCCGCGGTGAGGGCGATCCGCGCCGGGGACCTCGCCTCCACGGTCGCCCGCAAGGACGAGCCGGCCACCTCCGGCGCCGCCGGCAACGGCGACATGCCCCGCACCTCCGCCGCGGAGACGCTCGCCACCGTGCAGGCCGCCGCCATGACCGGCTCGGCCGTCTGGATCGGCTACGTCAACGCCGAGGGCGCCGCCAGCCAGCGCGTCATCGCGCCCGTCCGGGTCGAGGGCGGCTTCGTCACGGCGTACGACCACACCGCCGACGAGGTCCGCACCTACCCGCTGCACCGCATCACGGGCGTCGCCGAACTCGCCGACGACGCGGGCTGA
- a CDS encoding cold-shock protein, giving the protein MPTGKVKWFNSEKGFGFLSRDDGGDVFVHSSVLPAGVDALKPGQRVEFGVVAGQRGDQALSVTVLDPTPSVAAAQRRKPDELASIVQDLTTLLENITPMLERGRYPDKVHGKKIAGLLRAVADQLDV; this is encoded by the coding sequence GTGCCTACCGGCAAGGTCAAGTGGTTCAACAGCGAGAAGGGCTTCGGCTTTCTCTCCCGCGACGACGGCGGCGACGTCTTCGTGCACTCGTCGGTGCTCCCTGCCGGAGTCGACGCCCTCAAGCCCGGGCAGCGCGTCGAGTTCGGCGTGGTCGCGGGCCAGCGCGGTGACCAGGCGCTTTCGGTGACGGTTCTCGACCCGACCCCGTCGGTCGCGGCGGCACAGCGGCGCAAGCCGGACGAACTGGCGTCGATCGTGCAGGACCTGACGACGCTGCTGGAGAACATCACGCCCATGCTGGAGCGCGGCCGCTACCCCGACAAGGTCCACGGCAAGAAGATCGCCGGCCTGCTCCGGGCGGTGGCGGACCAGCTGGACGTCTGA
- a CDS encoding HAD family hydrolase, with protein MAPTLTVGFDLDMTLIDSRPGIHAAYRALSAETGVWIDADLAVTRLGPPLEQEIAHWFPADRIQDMCDRYREIYPAYAIAPTLAMPGAKGAIQAVRAAGGRAVVVTAKHEPNAKLHLAHLGIEPDAVIGWLWAEAKAEALREHGATVYVGDHVGDVRGARTAGALAVSIPTGPCDEQELRAAGADVVLPDLTAFPAWWDAYRADLA; from the coding sequence ATGGCTCCCACGCTGACGGTCGGCTTCGACCTCGACATGACCCTGATCGACTCCCGGCCCGGCATCCACGCCGCGTACCGGGCGTTGTCCGCCGAAACGGGCGTGTGGATCGACGCGGACCTGGCCGTCACCCGCCTGGGACCACCCCTCGAACAGGAGATCGCCCACTGGTTCCCGGCCGACCGGATCCAGGACATGTGCGACCGCTACCGCGAGATCTACCCGGCGTACGCGATCGCGCCGACGCTCGCGATGCCCGGCGCGAAGGGTGCGATTCAAGCCGTTCGCGCGGCGGGCGGCCGGGCCGTCGTCGTCACCGCCAAGCACGAGCCCAACGCCAAGCTGCACCTCGCGCACCTCGGCATCGAGCCCGACGCGGTCATCGGCTGGCTGTGGGCCGAGGCCAAGGCGGAGGCGCTGCGCGAACACGGCGCCACCGTGTACGTCGGCGACCACGTCGGGGACGTGCGGGGCGCGCGCACGGCCGGCGCGCTCGCCGTCTCGATACCGACCGGGCCGTGCGACGAGCAGGAGCTGCGGGCGGCCGGCGCGGACGTCGTTCTGCCGGACCTGACCGCGTTCCCGGCCTGGTGGGACGCCTACCGGGCCGACCTGGCCTGA